One Geitlerinema sp. PCC 9228 genomic window, AACGCTGGGTATCTTTTGGCAAATCTAAAGCTGCCAAATCATCAGCCGTTATTTCCTTAACCTCTGGCAATTCCGCTACTACCGTCTTTCCTACCAAAACCTCTAACGAGAGTTGTTCTACCGTACGGCCATTAGCAAGGAAATGCCAAGGTGCATCCACATGAGTTCCTACGTGAACGTCAGTATTTAACTGAGAGACATTCGCCTTCTCGCCAGCATCTAACCGCAAAGTTGGTTCTAGGCGAAATCCACGACTATCCGGCCATGTGGGAATTTGCTGTTGCAAAGCTACCGAAATATCAATGATGTTGCTCAAGTTCCTTCTCCTTAGGTAGGCTGGCATAATCAATAGCTCGCTCCGATTTTACCTTAGGAGACTGGGCATCGGAACGTCTAAATCCTTTGGGATAGTAAAAAGTGCGTTTCAACTCGCTGCTCACCGTTCCGTGTTGCAGGAAACCGCGATATGTTCCCCAAAATTGCATGAAGCGAAACACGAAAATATCCCCAACATTGCTCCAGAATACGCCATCGTGCCAAGCATGGAACCAATCGCTGAAGGTATTTCCCACAAACAGACGTACAAAATCCCACCAATGAAACTGTTCTTGGGGGAAGATGCGTTTTAAAGCGATGGCTTCCCGGCGATAGCGATTGTAGATTTTCTTGGGAGTTTCATGGTGAACGTGGACAATCTCGGCAGTAGCTGAGTATACTACCTTGTAGCCTAGCGTCTGAACGCGCCTAGCCCAGTCTAAATCTTCTAAGCCAGTTAACTCCTCATTATAGGGAACCTGCTGCCACAACGACCGCCGGATAGCTGCGTTGGCATTGTTACAAAAAGGGTGCTGCTGCTGCCAGC contains:
- a CDS encoding glycosyltransferase; protein product: MNTCSIIVRCFNEEEHIGKLLSGIMQQTVKDIETIVVDSGSTDATLSIASRYPVKIVSIQPEEFSFGRALNRGCQAASGEFIIVASAHVYPVYKDWLEHLLLPFDDPQVALVYGKQRGNEITKYSEHQVFASWFPEESSWQQQHPFCNNANAAIRRSLWQQVPYNEELTGLEDLDWARRVQTLGYKVVYSATAEIVHVHHETPKKIYNRYRREAIALKRIFPQEQFHWWDFVRLFVGNTFSDWFHAWHDGVFWSNVGDIFVFRFMQFWGTYRGFLQHGTVSSELKRTFYYPKGFRRSDAQSPKVKSERAIDYASLPKEKELEQHH